The Ammospiza nelsoni isolate bAmmNel1 chromosome 20, bAmmNel1.pri, whole genome shotgun sequence genome contains the following window.
CTGTGGGGGCCAGCTGAGACTGTTGCTGCAATGCTGACACTAAAGAACTTTTACCCTTGCTCAAAAACAAAGGCAGGAGtttgtagccatgatattttctgaaaaaatccctttgctaggatttttctcctgagaagctgagaggcctcaggaacaaaatgtaagcaataattatctgctgctgtggaatgcaacaggtgcatctttgattggtctcatggggttgtttctaattaatgacaaatcacagtccagctgtctcacaCTCTCAGTCAGACATaagcttttgttattcattccattcTTGTTCTATTCCctgctagccttctgatgaaatctatGAAATCTAATCTAATGAAATCTTCTATTCTTAGAgtatagttttaaaataatattaatgtatttctattatataattatatataaaatatataattatgtataataaaaataattatataataacataaaaatatattaagatagtataattttaaaatatatatcttataaaataataaaccagccttctgaaacatggagacaacattctcatctcttccctgggggtcctgggacccctgcaaacaccaccacaggagTTCCCACTGTTCCAGAACTCTCACCTTGGGCCTGCATGCGTGTCCTCACAAGGGCCAGTGGGTAACTGGCCAGCTGCCCACAGGTGCTGGAGATGGTGCCACAGGCCAGCAGGACAAAGACCCCGGGGTCAGCGCTGTTGACAGCGTAGCGTTGCAACCAGGTATTTTTTAGTGTCTGGAAGGAACAAGGCCAAGGTCAGCAGGGAAGAGGCAAGTAAAGGAGTATCACATTTCATGAATGATCTAGAGTAAAGGCCCAGAAAGTTCCAGGCAAGTTCAGCCAAAAGCACAGGGCTTCTCAAAtctttttcagctgctgttgctgtcaTGGCTGAGGAAAATCCCTCCTTTAATTTTCTGCTGCAATTttttcatgaagaaaagaaacaagggGCCATGCATGATGTTGCTATGGTTTATGAACTAGAATCATATTGGATTATCTCTTAAGCCAtttttgggttaaaaaaaatacatttgtgcTTTGTAACGCTGTTCAAGAAAATGCTGATAAATTACTTGAACTCCTGCCATGACTGATAAGTCTGACAGTGATAAGACCATACAAGCAGCACAGCCCTACAATAGGTTAATAATAACACAAAACATAATACAGGAATTGTTAAGCTTAACCTAACAATAGGTTAAAGGCTTCATACCTCATAGACTGCCAGGTCAATACCAGCATATGGAATGATTCCCAGCATGTTGGGGATGTAGCCTTTGTAGAAGGCAGCCATTCCTTCCTTTGCAAGGATGTTTTTGGCACAATCCAACATGCCTGAATATTGTCCTGTCTTCCTCAGAGCCATTCGTGTTTTCAGAACCTAGAGGACAAGAATAAATAGCATGAAGGCTTACAGGAGAATCAGCAGGAGAACAATGTACAAAGTCATTCCTAGGAGCAGAACTGTCAGGACCACGGCAAGTCCTGCAAGCAGTACTGCTTGGTACCACCTCTGAGTAATTAATTATCACAGTGATGGTGTGATAATTTTCCCACCCACAAGCCTCCTGGGCTGGACTCAGCCTCCTGCCTCACCTCCATGGGGTAgatgctgctctgtgcaatggCCCCAGCCAGAGAACCAGCCAGGAGCCGCTCGTGGATCCTCAGCATTTCCTGGTCGGTGCCAATGAACCGCTTGATCTGCAGAAGCCacaacagacagacagacagtgaGACAGACTGATCTCAGCCATCGCTTTCTTTCCAGCTTGTTCTGcactcacagctgtgccctcaCCTGCTCATAGGCCATGAACTTGATGGCTGACTCGGGGGCAATCTTCAGCACGTTGATGCCATTGCCCCTCCACAGGGACCGGGGGCCGCCCTCGCGGATCATCTGCGTGAAGCCGCCGACGATGCACATGTTGTTACTGCGCGAGGCGtgcacctgggacagggacaagcCACAAACCCGCATCAGTTCCAGTCCCGTTACGACAGTGCAACGTTTTGCTGTAATCCAGGGACAAAAGGGCGCTTTTTTGTTTACCCAGAGAGCTGCCAAGGTTTTAATCCCTTCCAGATAACTTTGACAATGGGGAAAGCaagcttcttttcttttttgccaaGTCTAGTGTTAACTAACCAATCTAATCAATATCTCCCTCTGGAATGGGAGGAAAGGTTAAACAGGCAACTGTCTTGGCTTTTTCCCATACTTAGCACAGGATCAACTACCCATCAACTTCTCAGCTGGTTCTAGAGCAGTGACAAAGCAGGCTAAAATCAAAATTTTCCAACTCCTTCCTAATGCTGATAATACTGAATACAAGCTCTGCCAACTGACCGCCACATTCATTTCAACTCTCATGGCCTCAGGGTCTCTCAAAGGAACACAGGATTTTAATCTGTGTCACCAAAACCCAAGTTTTCCATATTATTACCAGCAATTTTGACATGtctaccttaaaaaaaattctctgtaCTTTTTCTAGTCAATGAATAATAACCTTTTAATATTACTTTGATCACTTAAATAattcaaaatgcttttaaaaacagtaataaaagAATGACAAGATTAACGTTGGCCAGAGTGCTGCACTGTGTTGATGAACATTATAACCATAACTGTTAAAGGAATCTGCTCAGGTATTTAAACAAACTGGAACTGCTCCATCATACCTGCATGAGCACTTTCAAACGGTCCAAGGGAGCTGTGCAGGTTCTGGACACGGCACCTGCACCTCCACCTGCAACCAGATGTCTCCACCACATCCCTGTCTGCCTCTCTTCCACTGTGAACTCATCAGGGACAGTCAGATTCTCTCCCACATCGAAGATCTGCAAAAGAAGAAGGTATTGAGAAATGCTTCATCAGCCAGTGATCTTGCTGAAGTTTTACTGCTCTTTCCTAGCAGCAGGTGCTCAAGTACAGGATCTGCTTATTCCAGGCCAGCAGCTTATCTACAGCCACTAACTGCTGTGCCtggccacaggagctgccacTGCAAGGATGTGTCACTGGGGAAACTGAGTTCTGATTTCGGGATTTCTCTCCAAGATCCTGGCAACTGCTGAACATTTGTCTACATCAAAATACTGCAGGTATTTAGGAACAAACTGAcccactgcaggcagctgcatGGCAGAAAAGCTGGACCTCTCCAGAACCTTCCAAGCTGGCAGCCTGTTAAATCTCATTAAGTACTATTCACAAACAGATAACTCCAGGAAGGATGGCTGCCTCTGGAATCAGGTTCTAGTTTTAACAGGTCCTGAACCAGTTGGGGCTGGCCCCTGGCAGGAGCCCCTGGAGGTGCACACCAAGAGAacaccctcagctccctgcagtaCTGCAGTCATCAtcacctgtgccagcagctgtgacagtgaTATGTGGCAAGATTACAGCAGAGGACAGGAAGCAATTGAGCTTCAAGGGCTACAGGGAAGCTGTGAACCATGAAGAGAAAGATAAGAACTGCTGATAGCAGCTCCTGGGGGCCAGGACTTGGACCGAGAAGCTGGGCAAAGACTGAGACCTATTTTTCTTACCGTGGAGTGCTTCCAGTACAGGATGATTTCAGGAATGTTCTCCACGGGGTGCAGCAGGTGATAGTCTCTCCACTCATTCCAATCAATTGTCATTGTCCCATTTTTATCCATGCTAAAAAGATTGATCATCAGGTGAGTACAGACTCCCACTGGGTGAcaaattcctcctccccttccctttgATTATGCAAGCCTACACCAAATAGAGCTTTGCAAAGCAACCACTAAAAGACTTCTAAAGAGACACAAGACAAAGCCAGGAAACCTTCTGTTCACCAAACAATGCTGAGGTAGAAGTGGGctctctctttcctcccctctctctcccttctAACCAGCCCACAACAATATTTGCAACCCTTCTACCAAATTCAGGGACGTAACTGACActgaagggaaaataatacTTACTAGGTGACAGGACCCCAGAAGTGTCCCGTCCTTATTCTGACACACAGGCAAACAGACAGAGGGAAGgtagcagaggaaaaaaaagaggaaaaaaacagcacaaataaGTGGTTGTTAACATGTTAGTGCCACATGCATAAAGCACTTAGCATTTCCAAAGAGCAACTGCACAGTCCCTCtccacagcagcaagctcagggcagcaggacagtCAGACAGGGATGCAAATCAGCTTAGGTGCAAGCACTTCCCCTCAACAGGTCAGGGAGAGGTTCTGACAGTAAGTCTCAATAAAGCATTATGATTTTATATTTGTATGCCAATTCACAGGAGAAATCAAAATAGAAAgtaacaggaaaaaagggaggaacCAAAGTTTCTGGAAAGTGCATacagggggaaaagggagggttCCATGTCCCTATATTTCTTTCTAGTTCCCTTgacataaaagagaaaaaacagaggaaTCTTCACCTCTTCAGTATTTTCTCAGCCTGCTGTTCAGAGATCTTGACCCCCAGGTCCCGCAGGGACTGGACAATCTCCTGGGCATCGATGCGGCCTGGGAAGATAATCCAGTGAGCTCAAGGATACACATCACAGGCTGACACCTGCACCAGTCCACCCTGAGCATGAGAAAGGTCCTTACCATCATTCTTTTTATCCAGACTCTTGAAAACCAGTCTCAGCTTCTTTTCATGGTCCTGGAGATAGTGAACAAATTCCTCAAAATCCAGCTGTCCATCCAGGTCTTTGTCTCCAGCCTTCAcaattttctgttcagaaaacaacaaagaacTGTCAGTTCCTTTGTTCACTCAGACAGATCTATCTCCCCTTCTACCATCTTTAAAACATTTCCCACACAACTTTGACTTTTTCTCCAAAAAGTAGCTGACAGAATTGTAATTCTTCTAAGACAGTTGAGAAATGCCACAGCATAGAAAAGTCACCTGATTCCAACTGTTTCCCAAAGTCCATTACACAGATGAAATGCCTCATGTTTTCATGAGGGATATTATAATACTAGTGTCATGTGTCCAATCTCAGGACTGTACCTTGATTAACATATTGCAAAGTCCTTGTGGAGGTTGAGGTTCTAGAATTAAGTATGAGTCAACAGATCTGCATAAAAAGTGAATCACAAAACTTGAActtataaaaataaactgaacAGGAGAAGGAATTCCATGCCTACTACAATCCTTAGAGAAGTAAGCTCCCTCTGGCAGTAACTAACTCCAGCCAGCACAATCCTGCCCAGCTCTAGTGAACACAGCCGAAGATAAAAACCTTTTGTGAACTGGTTTAGGCACCCTGAAGCTATGTGCTTTAATTACACAAGTTTCCATGAGATGCATATAGAGCAAGAATAGGTTCTTAGTAGGACAAAGCTAAAATCAAGATCAAACTGTGCCAGACATCTAGGACAAGGTAAATGACTAATTAACTAACTGCAACTCAGTGAGGCAAGAGCCCATGGACTGTCCTCTCTGAGGGCACATGGCTACATGCTGACAGGTGAGGTGATCTCCAGACTTCAAGAATGTGGCTCAGGGAGTTCCTATTCCCCTTCTGATTCAGTCACTTGCCTTTGACAGCCTTTAAGTCTTTTCCAACATCAGTGAGCAACACTCAATTAGGTGTGATTCAGTCTAGTGTATCACccaaagttttgttttcattcttgtAACATTTATGTTAATAGCAGATGGGTTGTTAAGGAAGCTCTGAGCTGAGATGAAATGGGTTAACCCTCTGTTCACCAATATCTTGTTCAATATTTAGCATTCAAAGTATTAGGCAAGCCTAAACTCACTGTGATATGTGCTCAGTCTATGACCACTGGTCCCCTTCATAAGCCCTAAGTCTTtgtttcaatgtcattttaaatTACTCCAGTACTAAATAATTCGTTATTGAAACGCTCTCCCTCACCCAGCAAGTCCTGCCTCTTTAGCCCTAATGCTATGAGGATTATTCCTAATCACTTTATGCACCTTAAATAAGAAagtgctgtcccagctgccctGACCTCCAAGGCATGCCCAGTATTCCTACCCTGCCATTTATCATATGACCGTTGTGAAGTTCAGATACGACCTCACATTCAACTGGTGGGCTAAATATAGACCAACACCCCTCTGCTGTCAGCACATGGCTTGAACAGCTGAATCAGGGCTTCCCTCTCACTGGCAACCCCCAACCAGTTGACAGGCATTCATAATTCGGAGGCACTGTAACAGAGATGTGACTCTGCAACTGCTCCCTCTCTCtcagctgcagaaatgcagcCTGAGAGATCAGAGACTGCAGGCAATCAAAGCGTtgcccttcctcccccacagccagagcacagacaCGCTGCCTGCCCGACAGTAACCCTCAGCACACGTGTGAGGGGTGAGAAAGCCAAGCTCCCAGCATCTCCTCCGCAGGTGTGAACAAGTATCTGCCTGCACCTCTTCACTTTCAACATGAAATCTGGCCATTAACAGCTATTTTGGCTGCAAAAGTTCCTGTGGTCAccttccagcctgctgtccatgtCCTTTCAGAGGTGTAAAAAGCCTCCCCTGCTTGGCTGATCAATAATCAGCTCTCTGGGCTCTTGACAGCCtgagcatgaaaaaaaaaaaaaaggtagcaGCAAGATGAAAGCAAGAGCTGTGACACATCAGGATGGGAAACTCCACTGATTTAATGCATGTCCCTTccacagcaaagcaaaaggGTCTTGCATaaccttccccagctcagcccaccCACCCTGGCTGAGTCACTCgctgagctgctctcctcctcccagcacaAACCTGCTCACCTTCCCCAGCTTCAGCTGACTCCacattccagccctgctgtcaggAGGAGGCATATGGAAGGATgtaaggaggaggaagaggatgtgAAATGCTGTATCTGAACAGACCCATAGAAGCAGAAGACTCCATAGTTTGGAAAACCCCTTTTTTCTATTTAACTCACACCAGCTGGTTTAAACAGTCTTATAGGCACTGAGACCTCATCCAACTCAAAagaatcaaaaagaaaacaaaagaatcgCTCCACACTGGTTCAGCGATCCCTGCCAAGGGGCACGAGAAGCATTTCCACGCTTCACTCAGTTGTTACAACAGAGCCATCACAATCTTCTCCCCCTCTCAAGCAAGCCCCTAAATGCATTAAACGCCACCTCCTTCCCTTCTATTCCTCTCTTAAGGCCATACCTGCTTCCACTGGCGGTAGGTGGAGAATTCCTGGGAAGGAATGAGGAGGCTGAGTCGGAAGATGGATTTGAGTTCGGCCGGCAGCCCCTTCGACTCAAAGTACTCAAACTCCGTCTGCCTCTCCCCGAACACCGGCACGTACAGACAGAGGCAGAGCATCTTCCGAGCCCAGCACTCGCTGCCCTGCTCACTGCGACCGGCGAGGAAGGGAAGTCCAAGCGAGCGATTCCCCTGAGCTAATTTCAGCAGCGAGCGGAAAGGAAATGCCAGCGAGTCGCATGACACACGGCTATGAGCGAGCCCGGCTCCGGCGGGATTGGCTGCACAAGCCCGGCCCTTCTGCTTAAAAGGGAAGCGGGGCCGCCGGTCCCGCCCCGCCGGTGCCGGGACACACGTGAGCGCTGCCATTGCCCAACACCCGGCTCCCATCACACCTTACATCACAGCCCTGCGCTGAACTCTCACTGCGGACCTCTTAACCCACGGCCCCTGGCCAAGGGCCAGCACACTCTTGCTGTGCCTTACAGCTGATCAGTCCTTTCCTGATCCTGTTCTCACCTCTGTGGGGATTTATACAGGTAGCAGTCTTGATCACAACCTCTCCCATCACAGTCCCATCAGGAGGACTATCGCTGCCttcccaaaattatttttcaaaagtgCAGTAGGAACAGGATGCCAGCCACTTACTGTTTTAGCATAGCCAGCTTAAGCAAAAGTTTTCCACTTTTACGAGGTTATTTTATTATGCCAGAGTTGACTGGCTTTGTTTGCAAGTTCTCCTGAAACCACTTGTGCCAGCTAAGAGCAAGCAGACAACCCCTGCACACAAAGAtctctcccctctgcagcactCCAGTACCAACACAGCAGCAATAAAGCCTGTGGAGGTTTGTCATTGAGCCAAATACAGAGAAAATCACCCAAATCAAGGGCAGCCTTCaaaacagctccagctgctcctaaGCCTCCTAGCTAAGCATCCACACAGCAGTTACACcagcttaatttttttcatcctCTTCTGACTCCAATTAAACATTGCAATCATTTGTGTGCTACAAGAAGTGTCCTGGGCAGAACAATTTTCCAGTTTGTACCCTTGACAGTTTAACTGCTTTGTAAGCAGTTCCTGAGCTCTCATTAGGTgcaagccaggctggagggagtGTGGCACAAGCACCATTTAGTGCAGGTATAATTACAGCTTCCTGAGCATTTGGTGGAGTTTGAGGTACAGATAACACCTCGCTCTCCAGAGAGAGTACCAATGTGCAGGAGGTAACAATGCTGTTCAGGACAGAATCACTGACTGCTGACatcatttttaaataaagctatAGTCTTGGAATTAATCAAAGAGAAGTTATCACACAGGGAAGATGCAAAAAGCCACAGCCCATAACCCAAACACTAAAATCCTATCTGCAGCAGAAGTAACAAAGTGTGTTTGCTGAACTGGTTCAAGCCAGCCAGGATAACAGCCGTGCCCAGTGCTGCGGACACAGCAACATTTTCGAGTGCTGTTGTGTTTGAACAGCCTGCCTGCCCGAGCAAAGTCCAAGCAGCACTCCCCTCCTCAGGCCCTCATGCCCAGGGTGCCTGCACGTCTTTGCCGTGGTGTTTTGTTCTCTACAGCAAAGCCAAGGTCTGTAATGAGCTGCATGTCAATCACACCAACTGGGAATATTTAATCTCTGGCTTcatttcaaggattttttttttttaaagcttaatGGATCACGACCCACAGCAACTCAGTACCCTTGGGATTCGTGACCTACAATGGTGTCCTCTGCCCTTCCTGGGGCACCTCACCTACCATGGCACCACGGCCAGGTTACCTAACTAGGCTTAACCTACTCCCTGCTGACGTCTCTCTGCATGAAAACAGGATCTTCTCAGGGACTCCAGATCCTCTTAAAgatcagctgctgcagcagctcactgcatgcatgcccacagcacagcccagccttcCCACCAAGGCCAGTCCCACTGCAAGCAGCACCCTAACAACACCTACACCCCACTGTCCAGCACCAAACTGAGGGGAGCAGAGTGGGTACCCCCAGCAACAGGCAGTAAGTGAACAAATCTAACTCAGATTTGCTTCACAAAGCCTTAAGATCCTCCGTAGTCCTTCCCACGAGTTGCCAAGCATCACTATTATAGCTGCTTGGCAGCTCAGTTGCTATGCCAACATGATGCAGATTTTCCTAAGAAACTCTGTTTGGACTTGGCAGCTAGAGACAAAAGGCAAAATCGGcacattttaggaaaaaaagccctTCTACCTACgtcagaggaaaggagaaagctAATGAAGTTAAAGCTGATTTTAAGCAGGGTATTAATTACAGAACAGTGAGCTAAGAAGGAGAGACAGATTACAAATGAAGTTTATACCAGCAATTCAGGTTATAATGACAAAGGGAACTTAAGTATTAAGAAGTTTTTGTATTTCAGCTTTAAAACTCCTGGTAAAGCTGGAAATACTCAGGagccaggcagctctccaaagCTGCAGGGATCAGTGCTGCTGGGACACTGGCGTGGGGTCACTGGCCACatctcagcacacacagagccagtcccactgccccagcacctgcaggcagcagcacacacagcccagggctccaggcaccAGCTATGGACAGTACATCCCTCATTAGCACTGTCTATTCCTGACCAAAGCAaggacagggcacagagctcaAATGAAGTCACTCCTCCCTGATATTTCCATCCACCGATTCTGACACTGAACCGACACATTGCTGGGCCATGTGGAGCCAGCCTGGCTAATACCCTCTGCAGTTTCCCTGATGACAAGAAAAGTGAGCCATGAAGGAAGGCAAACATAGCTCTTTGTCCCTTTAGCAaactcattttcattttatttatagGATTTGGTTCTTTTAAATGCTGCATGAAGTACCAGTTTCCATACCCTGCCATCCGTGCTAACCTTTCCAAGTAATTTGTACACTTCTGGGCATCTGCTTCATCACTGGTTTACTACATCACCTCCAGAATGTACCTCCCAAGGGATGGAAAGATGCAGCCATACAAGGAGCAGGAAAGTATGctgtttaattttgaatttactttactaaaaaaaaaggcTCTAAAAATACCAAGTACCAGCAAGCGTCACAGTCACGTAACATCCTCCTTCAGAGGCAAAACAGCTCTCTGGGCTCCAACCCTATTGCtagaaggtttcactgggttCTGCTGACTTGGTCTTTTTCAATTTCTGGAAACTAGCTTATAATTAATTGGACAGTACAGAAAGTCCTCACAAAGCACAGAGAGTGTACAGTGTATGAAGGAGGGGAGTTAATGATTTAAGAGACCCCAGCAGAGTAAAGAGCTGCAACCAGCCCAGCTTTGCCAGGGGAGGGATAagagagcaggcacagcagagagcaCTATGTGATATTTGACATAAAGGTAACCAGGGAAGGTCACCTGTTCCACCAACAACACACGGATCCAAAGTTACAAGTCCAGATGGTGACATCAGGGGTAGATCATGCCTGCTTCCTGTGTACACAGATCCAGGGCCAGCATAACACATTTGCAATCAGTGTTTTCTCCCCATATTTGCAATAACAGCTTCATGTTGGAACAGGTAAACATCTGAGAAGGAACACAGCACTAACAAGATTGAAGAACCAAGGCAGGAAGCCCCTCCAGTGAAGTTTATGGATACACATCAATTCTTTACAGAAACCCCAGTACCAGGTGTGGTATTTTGTGTGGTTTTAAAAGAGAAGTAGTAACAGGTGTTTTTACAAAATGAAGTGGCCTATCAATCAAGAGACTGCTCCCAAGGTTACAGCCAGCCAGTGGCAGAGAACAAAAGCCCCCATTTTCTATTAGCACTAAATAACACTCTTTGCTCACTGTGGTTTATTATCTATCCCTAAGGCTGTATGAGACTTTTCCCAAAGTCTCTTCTTCTTCAGCCAGGTAATTGGAACACTGATATCTGATCAAGCACAAACAAGTCATTGCATCTTAACAAGTTACTTACTGTCCATCAGCTGAGCCATGGGCTGGATGAAGCCTAAACCAGCCTGAATTGCAAGGTGAAACATATCTGCATAATCCTCAACAGAAGAGCTTTACAGTGCATTTCACTTTACAATCAGGGCAAGCTAAAATTACACAGTCACAACCTCCTGGCAGATGGGCAGTTACTTGCTAAGATGCAATAACTCCATTTTACCACATCTTTATCCTCTAGGTATTTCTCCATCAGCCAATCCTACGGTTCCTATGCAGCAGAACTTCCCAGGGTCACACAGGAAAGAGGAGATTGGTATCAGCTTTCAGAGAAAGCTTTATTTCCAGGTGTGAGCAGATGGACTCTCCCTGACAGAGAGACCATTGTTCTCTGGAAGACACCAGAGATTTTCAGCCCTGTAATTCCAAGGTTTTCGTCACTACTTCCTTCAGTTCTGAGCCTCTGTCCTTCTTCAACCTCTGTGCACCAAAGTCCTCCTGAAAATGCGCATGCTCCTTTTTTGGAAGGGGATGCACAGTGCTAACTGCTAAGGATAGAGATGAAGGCAAAAGTCCCTGCAGATTTTTCAGCCTGATTCAAGCAGGGAGTGGCTTCTGCTCCCCAGAATGTGAAACGCCGCCCTGCTTGTTTCCAttcaaaacagcagcagaacagaaattAATCCTCTCTACAATTTAAACCTGTTCATCCCTCAATTTAAAGAGAAAGCTCACAGCAACAATCATGCCAAATTCCCTGTGAAATAAACTGGATCCTGAAAGTCACACACCCCTATCCTTGCTGCAGCCCTTCAGTATCATCCCCACCCTTCAGAGGCCTTATGCCCAACTCCTTCCCCCCTAATCCCAGCTCACACCCTTGGTTTTAAACCACATGTAGTCAGAGCTGACTGCACCATCCTCAGGGGACACAGACAGCACTCCCTCCATTAAATAAGCCAGAACTGCAGTCGGCCAGcactgtgctgggagctccagCACTAAACTAAGCAGCTTTTGTTCACCTCCCCCCAAACAAAGCCTCACCATTTATTCTCTGCCAACTGAGCGCCCCCACCACCTCCCCACTCTCCCATCCCCTGGGAACTTCCCATCCTCGCGCAGATTTCAGTCTCTCCCTTATGCCACCCGCTCCCAGGGACAGTCTTTACTCTCTTCCGGGCTCTGCCATTCAAATAATTCAGCCAGTTATTCATTTGCTCAAAATATGCAAGTTTTACCAAAGGCTTGCCAAATTACCAGAGACTGA
Protein-coding sequences here:
- the SLC25A25 gene encoding mitochondrial adenyl nucleotide antiporter SLC25A25 isoform X3; translation: MLCLCLYVPVFGERQTEFEYFESKGLPAELKSIFRLSLLIPSQEFSTYRQWKQKIVKAGDKDLDGQLDFEEFVHYLQDHEKKLRLVFKSLDKKNDGRIDAQEIVQSLRDLGVKISEQQAEKILKRIRTGHFWGPVTYMDKNGTMTIDWNEWRDYHLLHPVENIPEIILYWKHSTIFDVGENLTVPDEFTVEERQTGMWWRHLVAGGGAGAVSRTCTAPLDRLKVLMQVHASRSNNMCIVGGFTQMIREGGPRSLWRGNGINVLKIAPESAIKFMAYEQIKRFIGTDQEMLRIHERLLAGSLAGAIAQSSIYPMEVLKTRMALRKTGQYSGMLDCAKNILAKEGMAAFYKGYIPNMLGIIPYAGIDLAVYETLKNTWLQRYAVNSADPGVFVLLACGTISSTCGQLASYPLALVRTRMQAQASVEGAPEVTMRGLFKHILKTEGAFGLYRGLAPNFMKVIPAVSISYVVYENLKMTLGVDSR
- the SLC25A25 gene encoding mitochondrial adenyl nucleotide antiporter SLC25A25 isoform X1; its protein translation is MLAGAAMLQTLWHFLSSFLPRAICQGPADEKEDEARNTTPLPGPGEKGPKVLGKTQDRGTDPTERRPTILLVVGPAEHFPKKIVKAGDKDLDGQLDFEEFVHYLQDHEKKLRLVFKSLDKKNDGRIDAQEIVQSLRDLGVKISEQQAEKILKRIRTGHFWGPVTYMDKNGTMTIDWNEWRDYHLLHPVENIPEIILYWKHSTIFDVGENLTVPDEFTVEERQTGMWWRHLVAGGGAGAVSRTCTAPLDRLKVLMQVHASRSNNMCIVGGFTQMIREGGPRSLWRGNGINVLKIAPESAIKFMAYEQIKRFIGTDQEMLRIHERLLAGSLAGAIAQSSIYPMEVLKTRMALRKTGQYSGMLDCAKNILAKEGMAAFYKGYIPNMLGIIPYAGIDLAVYETLKNTWLQRYAVNSADPGVFVLLACGTISSTCGQLASYPLALVRTRMQAQASVEGAPEVTMRGLFKHILKTEGAFGLYRGLAPNFMKVIPAVSISYVVYENLKMTLGVDSR
- the SLC25A25 gene encoding mitochondrial adenyl nucleotide antiporter SLC25A25 isoform X2, encoding MLAGAAMLQTLWHFLSSFLPRAICQGPADEKEDEARNTTPLPGPGEKGPKVLGKTQDRGTDPTERRPTILLVVGPAEHFPKKIVKAGDKDLDGQLDFEEFVHYLQDHEKKLRLVFKSLDKKNDGRIDAQEIVQSLRDLGVKISEQQAEKILKSMDKNGTMTIDWNEWRDYHLLHPVENIPEIILYWKHSTIFDVGENLTVPDEFTVEERQTGMWWRHLVAGGGAGAVSRTCTAPLDRLKVLMQVHASRSNNMCIVGGFTQMIREGGPRSLWRGNGINVLKIAPESAIKFMAYEQIKRFIGTDQEMLRIHERLLAGSLAGAIAQSSIYPMEVLKTRMALRKTGQYSGMLDCAKNILAKEGMAAFYKGYIPNMLGIIPYAGIDLAVYETLKNTWLQRYAVNSADPGVFVLLACGTISSTCGQLASYPLALVRTRMQAQASVEGAPEVTMRGLFKHILKTEGAFGLYRGLAPNFMKVIPAVSISYVVYENLKMTLGVDSR
- the SLC25A25 gene encoding mitochondrial adenyl nucleotide antiporter SLC25A25 isoform X4, which translates into the protein MLCLCLYVPVFGERQTEFEYFESKGLPAELKSIFRLSLLIPSQEFSTYRQWKQKIVKAGDKDLDGQLDFEEFVHYLQDHEKKLRLVFKSLDKKNDGRIDAQEIVQSLRDLGVKISEQQAEKILKSMDKNGTMTIDWNEWRDYHLLHPVENIPEIILYWKHSTIFDVGENLTVPDEFTVEERQTGMWWRHLVAGGGAGAVSRTCTAPLDRLKVLMQVHASRSNNMCIVGGFTQMIREGGPRSLWRGNGINVLKIAPESAIKFMAYEQIKRFIGTDQEMLRIHERLLAGSLAGAIAQSSIYPMEVLKTRMALRKTGQYSGMLDCAKNILAKEGMAAFYKGYIPNMLGIIPYAGIDLAVYETLKNTWLQRYAVNSADPGVFVLLACGTISSTCGQLASYPLALVRTRMQAQASVEGAPEVTMRGLFKHILKTEGAFGLYRGLAPNFMKVIPAVSISYVVYENLKMTLGVDSR